Proteins from a single region of Chelonoidis abingdonii isolate Lonesome George chromosome 20, CheloAbing_2.0, whole genome shotgun sequence:
- the DHRS13 gene encoding dehydrogenase/reductase SDR family member 13, whose amino-acid sequence MTTVLLVLGLLLGLYALLYYNCIRGAKCRAQSSLRGKTVVITGGNTGIGKMTALDLARRKARVILACRSRARGEAAVYDIRRESGNNEVLFMSLDLASLDSVRAFAETFLRSEPRLDILINNAGVGAGGRKKDGFNLVFQVNHLGHFLLTHLLLERLKLSAPSRVVIVASSAHRSGKIDFENLHKPVEGILQNFQAYCNSKLANILYARELANKLEGTDVTCYAVHPGLVNTELFRYIPIWLWPFFVPISWIFFRDPTDGAQTSIYCATQEGIEMFSGRYFVDCRVQDPRPLARDDAVAKKLWEVSERMVGLAA is encoded by the exons ATGACAACTGTGCTGCTAGTGCTTGGGCTGCTCCTGGGCCTCTACGCCCTCCTCTATTACAACTGCATCAGAGGGGCCAAGTGCAGGGCGCAAAGCAGCCTCCGAGGGAAGACCGTGGTTATCACAG GGGGAAACACTGGGATTGGGAAGATGACAGCCCTGGATCTGGCCCGGAGAAAAGCTCGTGTCATCCTGGCCTGTCGCAGTAGAGCGAGAGGAGAAGCGGCTGTCTATGACATCAGGCGG GAGAGCGGGAACAATGAGGTTCTCTTCATGAGTCTGGACCTGGCCAGCCTGGACTCAGTGCGAGCATTTGCAGAGACTTTCCTGAGATCTGAGCCTCGCCTCGACATCCTGATCAACAACGCAG GGGTTGGAGCAGGTGGCAGGAAGAAGGATGGGTTTAACCTAGTCTTTCAGGTCAACCACCTTGGTCACTTCCTTCTGACTCACCTCCTCTTAGAGCGGCTGAAGCTCAGTGCACCGAGCCGTGTGGTGATTGTGGCCTCCAGTGCACATCGATCGGGGAAGATAGACTTTGAGAACCTCCATAAGCCGGTGGAAGGGATACTGCAGAACTTCCAGGCTTACTGCAACAGCAAACTGGCCAACATCTTGTATGCCCGAGAGCTGGCCAACAAACTGGAGGGAACTGATGTAACCTGCTATGCTGTTCACCCAG GGCTCGTTAACACGGAACTATTCCGCTACATTCCGATCTGGCTGTGGCCATTCTTTGTTCCGATCTCCTGGATCTTCTTCCGAGACCCTACTGATGGAGCCCAGACCTCTATCTACTGTGCCACACAGGAGGGGATTGAGATGTTCAGTGGACGGTACTTTGTGGACTGCCGGGTACAAGATCCCAGGCCCCTGGCCCGTGATGATGCTGTTGCCAAGAAGCTGTGGGAAGTCAGTGAGAGGATGGTGGGTTTGGCTGCTTAG
- the FLOT2 gene encoding flotillin-2 isoform X2, whose product MGNCHTVGPKRRWWCQVKIMTERELLAVACEQFLGKNVQDIKNVVLQTLEGHLRSILGTLTVEQIYQDRDQFAKLVREVAAPDVGRMGIEILSFTIKDVYDKVEYLSSLGKTQTAVVQRDADIGVAEAERDAGIRESECKREMLDIKFMSDTKTADSKRAFEMQKAAFSQEINIKTAEAQLAYELQGAREQQKIRQEEIEIEVVQRRKQIDVEEKEIIRMDKELTATIKRPAEAEAHRMQQIAEGEKVKQVLLAQAEAEKIRKIGEAEASVIEAIGKADAEKMKLKAEAYQQYGDAAKMALVLDALPQIAAKVAAPLAKVDEIVILSGDNNKVTSELSRLLAEIPASVHALTGVDLSKIPLIQKATGAQA is encoded by the exons ATGGGCAATTGCCACACGGTGGGGCCCAAGAGGCGCTGGTGGTGTCAG GTGAAAATAATGACAGAGAGAGAGCTTCTGGCTGTGGCCTGTGAGCAGTTCTTGGGGAAGAACGTCCAAGACATTAAGAACGTGGTCCTTCAAACGCTGGAGGGGCATCTGCGATCCATCCTAG GCACCCTGACAGTGGAGCAGATCTATCAGGACCGGGATCAGTTTGCCAAGCTGGTGCGGGAGGTGGCAGCTCCAGATGTGGGCCGCATGGGCATCGAGATCCTGAGCTTTACCATCAAG GATGTGTATGATAAGGTGGAATATCTGAGCTCTCTGGGTAAGACTCAGACAGCTGTTGttcagagagatgctgacattgGTGTGGCAGAGGCTGAGCGAGATGCCGGCATTCGG GAGTCGGAGTGCAAGAGGGAAATGCTGGACATCAAGTTCATGTCAGACACTAAAACGGCCGATTCCAAACGGGCCTTTGAGATGCAGAAAGCCGCCTTCAGCCAGGAGATTAACATTAAG ACTGCCGAGGCCCAGCTGGCCTACGAGCTGCAGGGTGCTCGGGAGCAGCAGAAGATCCGCCAGGAGGAGATCGAGATTGAGGTGGTGCAGCGCAGGAAGCAGATTGACGTTGAGGAGAAAGAGATCATCCGGATGGACAAGGAGCTGACAGCCACCATCAAGCGTCCGGCAGAGGCTGAGGCGCACCGCATGCAGCAGATCGCCGAGGGCGAGAA GGTGAAGCAGGTTCTCCTTGCACAGGCCGAAGCAGAGAAGATCCGCAAGATTGGCGAGGCAGAGGCCTCTGTCATCGAAGCCATCGGGAAAGCAGATGCGGAGAAAATGAAGCTGAAGGCAGAGGCTTACCAGCAGTACGGCGACGCAGCCAAGATGGCTCTGGTGCTGGATGCTCTGCCCCAG ATCGCTGCCAAGGTGGCCGCTCCGCTGGCTAAAGTGGACGAGATTGTTATTCTCAGTGGTGACAATAACAAGGTGA
- the FLOT2 gene encoding flotillin-2 isoform X4 gives MTILCRCENIETSEGVPLYVTGVAQVKIMTERELLAVACEQFLGKNVQDIKNVVLQTLEGHLRSILGTLTVEQIYQDRDQFAKLVREVAAPDVGRMGIEILSFTIKDVYDKVEYLSSLGKTQTAVVQRDADIGVAEAERDAGIRESECKREMLDIKFMSDTKTADSKRAFEMQKAAFSQEINIKTAEAQLAYELQGAREQQKIRQEEIEIEVVQRRKQIDVEEKEIIRMDKELTATIKRPAEAEAHRMQQIAEGEKVKQVLLAQAEAEKIRKIGEAEASVIEAIGKADAEKMKLKAEAYQQYGDAAKMALVLDALPQIAAKVAAPLAKVDEIVILSGDNNKVTSELSRLLAEIPASVHALTGVDLSKIPLIQKATGAQA, from the exons ATGACCATCCTCTGTCGCTGTGAGAATATTGAGACGTCGGAGGGGGTCCCACTGTACGTAACAGGGGTTGCACAG GTGAAAATAATGACAGAGAGAGAGCTTCTGGCTGTGGCCTGTGAGCAGTTCTTGGGGAAGAACGTCCAAGACATTAAGAACGTGGTCCTTCAAACGCTGGAGGGGCATCTGCGATCCATCCTAG GCACCCTGACAGTGGAGCAGATCTATCAGGACCGGGATCAGTTTGCCAAGCTGGTGCGGGAGGTGGCAGCTCCAGATGTGGGCCGCATGGGCATCGAGATCCTGAGCTTTACCATCAAG GATGTGTATGATAAGGTGGAATATCTGAGCTCTCTGGGTAAGACTCAGACAGCTGTTGttcagagagatgctgacattgGTGTGGCAGAGGCTGAGCGAGATGCCGGCATTCGG GAGTCGGAGTGCAAGAGGGAAATGCTGGACATCAAGTTCATGTCAGACACTAAAACGGCCGATTCCAAACGGGCCTTTGAGATGCAGAAAGCCGCCTTCAGCCAGGAGATTAACATTAAG ACTGCCGAGGCCCAGCTGGCCTACGAGCTGCAGGGTGCTCGGGAGCAGCAGAAGATCCGCCAGGAGGAGATCGAGATTGAGGTGGTGCAGCGCAGGAAGCAGATTGACGTTGAGGAGAAAGAGATCATCCGGATGGACAAGGAGCTGACAGCCACCATCAAGCGTCCGGCAGAGGCTGAGGCGCACCGCATGCAGCAGATCGCCGAGGGCGAGAA GGTGAAGCAGGTTCTCCTTGCACAGGCCGAAGCAGAGAAGATCCGCAAGATTGGCGAGGCAGAGGCCTCTGTCATCGAAGCCATCGGGAAAGCAGATGCGGAGAAAATGAAGCTGAAGGCAGAGGCTTACCAGCAGTACGGCGACGCAGCCAAGATGGCTCTGGTGCTGGATGCTCTGCCCCAG ATCGCTGCCAAGGTGGCCGCTCCGCTGGCTAAAGTGGACGAGATTGTTATTCTCAGTGGTGACAATAACAAGGTGA
- the FLOT2 gene encoding flotillin-2 isoform X1, with translation MTLQPRCEDVETAEGVALTVTGVAQVKIMTERELLAVACEQFLGKNVQDIKNVVLQTLEGHLRSILGTLTVEQIYQDRDQFAKLVREVAAPDVGRMGIEILSFTIKDVYDKVEYLSSLGKTQTAVVQRDADIGVAEAERDAGIRESECKREMLDIKFMSDTKTADSKRAFEMQKAAFSQEINIKTAEAQLAYELQGAREQQKIRQEEIEIEVVQRRKQIDVEEKEIIRMDKELTATIKRPAEAEAHRMQQIAEGEKVKQVLLAQAEAEKIRKIGEAEASVIEAIGKADAEKMKLKAEAYQQYGDAAKMALVLDALPQIAAKVAAPLAKVDEIVILSGDNNKVTSELSRLLAEIPASVHALTGVDLSKIPLIQKATGAQA, from the exons ATGACGTTACAGCCCAGGTGCGAGGACGTAGAGACGGCGGAGGGGGTAGCTTTAACTGTCACAGGTGTGGCACAG GTGAAAATAATGACAGAGAGAGAGCTTCTGGCTGTGGCCTGTGAGCAGTTCTTGGGGAAGAACGTCCAAGACATTAAGAACGTGGTCCTTCAAACGCTGGAGGGGCATCTGCGATCCATCCTAG GCACCCTGACAGTGGAGCAGATCTATCAGGACCGGGATCAGTTTGCCAAGCTGGTGCGGGAGGTGGCAGCTCCAGATGTGGGCCGCATGGGCATCGAGATCCTGAGCTTTACCATCAAG GATGTGTATGATAAGGTGGAATATCTGAGCTCTCTGGGTAAGACTCAGACAGCTGTTGttcagagagatgctgacattgGTGTGGCAGAGGCTGAGCGAGATGCCGGCATTCGG GAGTCGGAGTGCAAGAGGGAAATGCTGGACATCAAGTTCATGTCAGACACTAAAACGGCCGATTCCAAACGGGCCTTTGAGATGCAGAAAGCCGCCTTCAGCCAGGAGATTAACATTAAG ACTGCCGAGGCCCAGCTGGCCTACGAGCTGCAGGGTGCTCGGGAGCAGCAGAAGATCCGCCAGGAGGAGATCGAGATTGAGGTGGTGCAGCGCAGGAAGCAGATTGACGTTGAGGAGAAAGAGATCATCCGGATGGACAAGGAGCTGACAGCCACCATCAAGCGTCCGGCAGAGGCTGAGGCGCACCGCATGCAGCAGATCGCCGAGGGCGAGAA GGTGAAGCAGGTTCTCCTTGCACAGGCCGAAGCAGAGAAGATCCGCAAGATTGGCGAGGCAGAGGCCTCTGTCATCGAAGCCATCGGGAAAGCAGATGCGGAGAAAATGAAGCTGAAGGCAGAGGCTTACCAGCAGTACGGCGACGCAGCCAAGATGGCTCTGGTGCTGGATGCTCTGCCCCAG ATCGCTGCCAAGGTGGCCGCTCCGCTGGCTAAAGTGGACGAGATTGTTATTCTCAGTGGTGACAATAACAAGGTGA